From Rutidosis leptorrhynchoides isolate AG116_Rl617_1_P2 chromosome 3, CSIRO_AGI_Rlap_v1, whole genome shotgun sequence, a single genomic window includes:
- the LOC139899796 gene encoding uncharacterized protein: protein MDMLSGVKLNPQARDLWKWKAGGSEIFSTKGLTNLINSKLLIPSDDSCETLCTKLVTEKIEVFVWRANKKRLPVLVELDKRGIVLHSVRCPLCDDGIKTVNHSHILCKRAFDVWCKVFDWWGRGGILFVNVEDMFTDAGQTNPYVDKSIWQAVIWSTSYLIWKNRNQNVFSNKSWNTPMALNEIQIKSYEWVVKRCKAKSLDWHIWLHNGKVVGLAYMAPQPSSLPLLKSGCHLSIMV from the coding sequence ATGGACATGCTCTCGGGTGTAAAATTAAATCCTCAAGCACGAGATTTGTGGAAATGGAAAGCAGGCGGTAGCGAGATTTTCTCAACAAAAGGGTTAACAAACTTGATCAACTCGAAACTTTTAATTCCAAGTGACGATAGTTGTGAAACTTTATGTACCAAATTGGTGACGGAAAAAATTGAAGTCTTTGTTTGGAGAGCAAATAAAAAACGTCTTCCGGTATTGGTAGAGCTTGATAAGAGAGGTATTGTTCTCCATTCGGTTCGTTGTCCGTTATGTGATGACGGTATTAAAACGGTTAACCACTCTCATATCTTGTGTAAACGTGCTTTCGATGTGTGGTGCAAAGTGTTCGATTGGTGGGGTCGAGGTGGCATTCTCTTTGTTAATGTTGAAGATATGTTCACGGATGCGGGTCAAACAAATCCATATGTagacaaaagtatttggcaagcagTGATTTGGTCGACTAGCTATCTAATTTGGAAAAACCGAAACCAAAATGTTTTTTCAAATAAATCGTGGAACACACCTATGGCATTAAACGAGATACAAATTAAAAGCTACGAGTGGGTTGTCAAAAGATGTAAGGCAAAGTCGTTGGATTGGCATATATGGCTCCACAACGGCAAAGTCGTTGGATTGGCATATATGGCTCCACAACCCTCAAGTCTTCCTCTCCTAAAATCCGGATGCCATCTTAGCATCATGGTTTAG
- the LOC139895878 gene encoding CASP-like protein 4C2, whose protein sequence is MVRNGCVESPSPRPRIHQTHPHDTPHFHSTVSETKLRRFNYLIFVFRFAAFCFSLSAIVFMFAAKSGSPRWYHFTAFRFVVAANAIVALYSLFEMFATAWEISRGSTIFPEFCQVWFDFGHDQAFAYMLLSAGSAGTEMARQLRGIATCTDNNAFCIQSDIAIALGFAGFLSLMISSLLSGFRVACFIINGSRFHV, encoded by the exons ATGGTTCGAAACGGTTGTGTTGAGAGTCCGTCTCCACGACCACGAATCCACCAGACACATCCACACGATACGCCTCATTTTCACTCCACTGTTTCCGAAACCAAACTACGTCGTTTTAATTACTTGATTTTCGTGTTTCGTTTTGCTGCCTTTTGCTTTTCGCTATCTGCTATCGTCTTTATGTTCGCTGCTAAATCTGGTTCTCCTCGTTGGTACCACTTCACTGCTTTCCG ATTCGTGGTAGCGGCAAATGCAATTGTCGCTTTATATTCATTATTTGAAATGTTTGCTACTGCTTGGGAGATTTCTCGAGGTTCAACAATTTTCCCCGAATTCTGTCAAGTCTGGTTCGATTTCGGTCATGATCAG GCTTTTGCGTATATGTTGCTGTCGGCGGGATCAGCGGGGACGGAAATGGCGAGGCAGCTGAGAGGGATTGCCACGTGTACGGATAATAATGCGTTTTGTATCCAATCGGATATTGCCATAGCGTTGGGATTCGCCGGATTTTTGTCATTGATGATCTCCTCGTTGTTGTCTGGATTTAGAGTTGCTTGTTTTATAATCAACGGTTCTAGATTTCATGTGTAG